In one Massilia endophytica genomic region, the following are encoded:
- a CDS encoding CIA30 family protein, translating to MLKPLLTAAALAAALPAFAASTLIRDVRVFDGQRMHEHRNVLIEDGRIADADYKGAAGPATVVDGKGRTLLPGLIDSHVHAYRYLDLPLLFGVTTQVDMFTAVPIMQDMSARMARGENRDRADLFSAGTLATAPQGHGTEYGIPIPTLTRPDEAQAWVDARIAEGSHFIKIVLESGSESHPVASLDLPTVKALVDAAHKCGKLAVVHIATLANARAALEAGADGLVHLFVGESIGKEDLAAFAKLARSRKAFVIPTFSVMESIAGVQEQDVLDDSSMTSLLLKEQVQPLKGSHGTSHQPGKLAAPRAVVKALRGAGVKLLAGTDAGNVGTQYGASMHHELLSLTQSGMSPIEVLAAATSTPAEVFRLGMRGRVAKGYKADLLLVEGDPASDIRATRRIVEVWKDGEPVSPLRKAQMAKVAGEAAVRQGAQVVLPADGRIGLFSAGKLGSPFGMGWQPSTDSFMGGKSAVELAYADDDGTPAAEVRASVQQGFAYPWAGIVFAPGSGPMQAADLSAATVLRFRVRGDGQRYAVAMMSKGGTIPVSLPFTAGEEWSEVSFPLSAFKGVDAAALTMIAFNAGPKPGAYRFRIADVRLTDQ from the coding sequence ATGCTGAAACCACTGCTCACCGCAGCCGCGCTGGCTGCGGCCTTGCCCGCGTTTGCGGCTTCAACGCTGATCCGCGATGTCCGCGTTTTCGACGGCCAGCGGATGCATGAGCACAGGAATGTGCTGATCGAAGACGGCAGGATCGCCGACGCGGACTACAAGGGGGCGGCAGGTCCCGCCACGGTGGTCGATGGCAAGGGGCGCACGCTCCTGCCCGGGCTGATCGACTCGCACGTGCATGCCTACCGCTACCTGGACCTGCCGCTGCTGTTCGGCGTGACCACGCAGGTGGACATGTTCACCGCAGTGCCCATCATGCAGGATATGAGCGCACGGATGGCGCGTGGAGAGAACCGCGACCGCGCAGACCTGTTTTCGGCGGGCACGCTCGCTACGGCACCGCAAGGCCATGGCACCGAGTACGGCATTCCCATCCCGACCCTGACCCGTCCGGACGAGGCGCAGGCCTGGGTTGATGCGCGTATCGCGGAAGGGTCCCACTTCATCAAGATCGTGCTGGAGAGCGGCAGCGAAAGCCATCCCGTTGCGAGCCTGGACCTGCCTACCGTGAAGGCGCTGGTGGACGCTGCGCACAAGTGCGGCAAGCTGGCGGTCGTCCATATCGCCACGCTGGCGAACGCGCGCGCCGCGCTGGAGGCGGGCGCGGACGGCCTGGTGCACCTCTTCGTGGGCGAGTCGATCGGCAAGGAGGATCTGGCGGCCTTCGCGAAGCTTGCGCGCAGCCGCAAGGCCTTTGTCATTCCCACCTTCAGCGTGATGGAGAGCATCGCAGGCGTCCAGGAGCAGGATGTGCTGGACGACAGCAGCATGACTTCGCTCCTACTGAAGGAGCAGGTGCAGCCCCTGAAGGGCAGCCACGGCACCTCGCACCAGCCCGGAAAGCTGGCGGCGCCGCGCGCCGTGGTGAAGGCGCTGCGCGGCGCGGGCGTGAAACTTCTGGCCGGTACCGACGCAGGGAATGTCGGAACCCAGTATGGCGCCAGCATGCACCACGAACTGCTCTCGCTCACCCAGTCCGGCATGAGCCCCATCGAGGTGCTGGCGGCGGCCACCAGTACGCCAGCCGAAGTTTTCCGCCTCGGCATGCGGGGCCGTGTCGCGAAAGGCTACAAGGCCGACCTGCTGCTGGTGGAGGGCGACCCGGCAAGCGATATACGCGCGACGCGCCGCATCGTGGAGGTGTGGAAGGACGGCGAGCCCGTTTCGCCGCTGCGCAAGGCGCAGATGGCGAAAGTGGCCGGGGAGGCGGCCGTGCGGCAGGGCGCGCAGGTCGTCCTGCCCGCGGATGGACGTATCGGCCTGTTCAGCGCGGGAAAGCTGGGAAGTCCCTTCGGCATGGGCTGGCAGCCGTCCACGGACAGCTTCATGGGCGGCAAATCGGCCGTGGAACTGGCCTATGCGGATGACGACGGAACACCGGCCGCCGAGGTCCGGGCCAGCGTTCAGCAGGGCTTCGCCTACCCCTGGGCAGGCATTGTCTTCGCTCCCGGCTCCGGGCCGATGCAGGCCGCCGATCTCAGTGCCGCGACAGTGCTGCGCTTCCGCGTGCGCGGCGATGGCCAGCGCTATGCGGTGGCCATGATGTCCAAGGGAGGAACAATCCCTGTCAGCCTGCCCTTCACGGCGGGCGAGGAATGGAGCGAGGTGAGTTTCCCGCTCTCCGCATTCAAGGGGGTAGACGCTGCGGCGCTCACCATGATAGCGTTCAACGCAGGCCCTAAACCGGGCGCGTACCGCTTCCGCATCGCCGACGTGCGGCTGACCGACCAATAA
- a CDS encoding M48 family metallopeptidase, with product MAPAQEGEHQLDLFAGAPPADTAPASPASASPSSSFPVPGPATVNLLRPPVQLRRPDPVLAPPVPGETRRQLLAGEFVLEYVLRRSTRRSIGFMIDDDGLRVTAPKRCSLADIDNAIRAKQNWILTKLDERRQRRAARLEKPKVSWDDGARIPYLGGEVTLRLYHAPRNRTDYNPATQELSMGLVQGATEQLVRERFKNWIRQQAEGLFAQRLDLYAARLGVQYAGFSLSSADTRWGSCTVERNIRLNWKLMHFSLPLIDYVVAHELAHILEMNHSARFWANVGRIYPQYEEAKQLLRKRAQEMPVLY from the coding sequence ATGGCGCCGGCGCAGGAAGGCGAGCACCAGCTCGACCTGTTCGCCGGCGCCCCGCCCGCCGACACGGCGCCTGCATCACCAGCATCCGCATCGCCCTCTTCCTCCTTCCCCGTTCCGGGGCCTGCTACCGTCAACCTGCTGCGCCCTCCCGTGCAATTGCGCCGTCCGGACCCCGTGCTTGCTCCGCCGGTTCCCGGCGAGACCCGGCGCCAGCTGCTGGCGGGTGAATTCGTGCTCGAATACGTGCTGCGGCGCTCCACGCGCCGCTCCATCGGCTTCATGATCGACGACGACGGCCTGCGCGTCACGGCGCCCAAGCGCTGCTCGCTGGCCGATATCGACAACGCCATCCGCGCGAAGCAGAACTGGATTCTCACCAAGCTCGATGAGCGCCGCCAGCGGCGCGCCGCGCGGCTGGAGAAGCCGAAGGTTTCGTGGGACGACGGCGCGCGCATCCCCTACCTGGGCGGCGAGGTGACGCTGCGCCTGTACCATGCGCCCCGCAACCGCACCGACTACAACCCTGCCACGCAGGAACTCTCCATGGGCCTGGTGCAGGGCGCCACGGAGCAGCTGGTGAGGGAACGTTTCAAGAACTGGATCAGGCAGCAGGCGGAAGGCCTGTTCGCGCAGCGCCTCGATCTCTACGCCGCGCGCCTGGGGGTGCAGTACGCTGGCTTCTCGCTATCGTCGGCGGACACGCGCTGGGGCTCCTGCACCGTGGAGCGCAACATCCGCCTGAACTGGAAGCTGATGCACTTCTCGCTGCCGCTGATCGACTATGTGGTGGCGCACGAACTGGCGCATATCCTGGAAATGAACCACAGCGCACGCTTTTGGGCCAACGTGGGCCGCATCTATCCGCAGTACGAGGAAGCCAAGCAGCTCCTGCGCAAGCGCGCGCAGGAAATGCCCGTGCTCTATTAA
- a CDS encoding response regulator transcription factor yields the protein MIRVLIAEDQALVLGALAALLKLEGDLDVVGQARNGQEALALCAALRPDVVLTDIEMPLMTGLELAAALAEHGCPARVVIVTTFARAGYLRRAMAAGVRGYLLKDAPSESLAAAIRTVHAGGRAIAPELALESWSGGEDPLSERERQVLRLAGEGRSGAEIARQLALSEGTVRNYLSEAISKLNAGNRVEAFRLARDAGWL from the coding sequence ATGATCCGCGTGCTGATCGCCGAAGACCAGGCGCTGGTGCTGGGCGCGCTCGCGGCCCTGCTGAAGCTGGAAGGCGACCTGGATGTGGTGGGTCAGGCGCGCAACGGCCAGGAAGCGCTGGCACTGTGCGCCGCACTGCGTCCGGACGTGGTGCTCACCGATATCGAGATGCCCCTGATGACCGGCCTTGAACTGGCCGCCGCGCTGGCCGAACATGGTTGCCCGGCGCGGGTCGTCATCGTGACCACCTTCGCGCGCGCGGGCTACCTGCGGCGGGCCATGGCGGCGGGCGTGCGCGGCTATCTGCTGAAGGATGCGCCATCCGAATCGCTGGCTGCCGCCATCCGCACCGTCCACGCCGGCGGCAGGGCGATCGCGCCCGAACTGGCGCTGGAAAGCTGGAGCGGCGGCGAAGATCCGCTCAGCGAACGCGAACGGCAGGTGCTGCGGCTGGCAGGAGAAGGGCGCAGCGGCGCAGAGATTGCGAGGCAGCTCGCCCTGTCGGAAGGCACGGTACGCAACTACCTGTCCGAGGCGATCAGCAAGCTCAATGCGGGCAACCGCGTCGAGGCCTTCCGGCTGGCGCGCGACGCAGGCTGGCTTTAA
- the waaC gene encoding lipopolysaccharide heptosyltransferase I — translation MNILLVRVSSLGDVLHNMPIVADIRRHFPHANIDWVVEEGYVSLVRLNSQVRNIIPFALRRWRKSLGDKATRAEIGAFFRSLRQQEYDYVFDTQGLLKTGIIMGAARGRFKVGLANGSEGSGYEGISRIFHTKSIPLDPRTHAVARGRLVVGAVLGYTVDTPADFGLPDVSPSDPRPEWMPAEPYVVFFHGTARDTKKWAPANWIELGKALAPMTILLPWGSEKEKQEAETLAAALPNARVLPKLSMADAVLLARHAGLAVGVDTGLTHIAAAFTRPVVEIYCDSPRWKTEGNWSPKIINLGDAGSPPPVAEVLAAARTLLA, via the coding sequence ATGAATATCCTGCTGGTGCGCGTCTCCTCGCTGGGGGACGTGCTGCACAACATGCCCATTGTGGCGGACATCAGGCGCCACTTCCCCCATGCGAACATCGACTGGGTGGTGGAGGAGGGCTATGTGAGCCTGGTGCGCCTGAACAGCCAAGTGCGCAACATCATTCCCTTCGCGCTGCGGCGCTGGCGCAAGAGCCTTGGCGACAAGGCCACCCGCGCCGAGATCGGCGCCTTTTTCCGCAGCCTGCGCCAGCAGGAATACGACTACGTCTTCGACACCCAGGGCCTGCTCAAGACCGGCATCATCATGGGCGCCGCGCGCGGCCGCTTCAAGGTGGGCCTGGCCAACGGCAGCGAAGGCTCTGGCTACGAAGGCATTTCGCGCATCTTCCACACGAAAAGCATTCCGCTCGATCCGCGCACGCATGCCGTGGCGCGCGGCCGCCTCGTGGTGGGCGCGGTGCTGGGCTACACGGTCGATACCCCGGCGGACTTCGGCCTGCCAGATGTCTCGCCATCGGATCCGCGTCCCGAATGGATGCCTGCCGAGCCTTACGTAGTCTTCTTCCACGGCACGGCGCGCGACACGAAGAAATGGGCGCCCGCCAACTGGATCGAGTTGGGCAAGGCGCTTGCGCCCATGACCATCCTGCTGCCCTGGGGCTCGGAGAAAGAGAAGCAGGAGGCCGAAACTTTGGCCGCCGCGCTGCCCAATGCGCGCGTGCTGCCGAAGCTCTCCATGGCCGATGCCGTGCTGCTGGCGCGCCACGCGGGGCTGGCGGTTGGCGTGGATACAGGCCTGACGCATATCGCGGCCGCCTTCACGCGGCCTGTGGTTGAAATCTACTGCGATTCGCCGCGCTGGAAAACGGAAGGCAACTGGTCGCCAAAAATCATCAACCTGGGCGACGCCGGTTCGCCGCCGCCGGTGGCCGAAGTGCTGGCCGCCGCCCGAACCCTGCTCGCCTGA
- a CDS encoding sensor histidine kinase, with amino-acid sequence MRKIRQLLAGPWVPPAVGKAPYLWLLSLNFFIWKFFYTPPTALEVLLLVLTVLVFVPMYFASYWLRNRKLVPVLLATFALGLAWAPFNFGACTFFIFAAAMCAGIENRRAAYASIAAILIGASLIALVVDLPLSFLMPTLAVGTPVGIASVMDATVRCKQMQLLRKQEEVEHLARITERERISRDMHDLLGHTLSLITLKAELAGRLLERDPGASLREIRDIETNARQALAEVRSAVSGYRQTGLQHELAQARTALAAANVTLDAQVASFAIPATAESVLSLALREAVTNILRHADARRCEINIALENGVLSCRIRDDGERLATAAAIERGNGLRGMQERVVALGGQLRLEVARGLSLELRLPVGAAA; translated from the coding sequence ATGAGGAAGATACGGCAATTGCTCGCAGGCCCGTGGGTCCCGCCTGCCGTGGGCAAGGCGCCGTATCTATGGCTCCTGTCCCTTAACTTCTTCATCTGGAAGTTCTTCTATACTCCGCCCACGGCGCTGGAAGTGCTCCTGCTGGTGCTGACGGTACTGGTCTTCGTGCCCATGTACTTCGCCAGCTACTGGCTGCGCAACCGGAAGCTTGTGCCGGTGCTGCTGGCGACCTTCGCGCTCGGCCTGGCCTGGGCGCCATTCAATTTCGGCGCCTGTACCTTCTTCATTTTTGCCGCCGCAATGTGCGCGGGAATCGAGAACCGCCGCGCCGCCTATGCGTCGATCGCCGCCATCCTCATCGGCGCCTCGCTGATCGCCTTGGTGGTGGACCTGCCGCTCAGCTTCCTGATGCCTACCCTGGCCGTCGGCACGCCCGTCGGCATCGCCTCGGTGATGGACGCCACGGTGCGCTGCAAGCAGATGCAGCTCCTGCGCAAGCAGGAGGAAGTGGAGCATCTGGCGCGGATCACGGAACGGGAGCGCATTTCGCGCGACATGCACGACCTGCTCGGGCATACGCTTTCGCTCATTACGCTGAAAGCGGAACTGGCTGGCCGGCTGCTGGAACGCGATCCCGGCGCCAGCCTGCGCGAGATCCGGGATATCGAGACCAACGCGCGCCAGGCGCTGGCCGAAGTGCGCAGCGCCGTCAGCGGCTACCGCCAGACGGGATTGCAGCACGAACTGGCGCAGGCGCGCACCGCGCTTGCCGCTGCCAATGTGACCCTGGACGCGCAGGTGGCGTCCTTCGCTATCCCTGCCACGGCGGAGAGCGTGCTGTCGCTGGCGCTGCGCGAAGCCGTCACCAACATCCTGCGCCATGCGGACGCGCGCCGCTGCGAAATCAATATCGCGCTGGAAAACGGGGTGCTGAGCTGCCGCATCCGCGACGACGGCGAGCGGCTGGCAACTGCTGCCGCCATCGAGCGGGGCAACGGCCTGCGCGGCATGCAGGAACGCGTGGTGGCGCTGGGCGGACAGCTGAGGCTGGAGGTGGCGCGCGGCCTGTCGCTGGAGCTGCGCCTGCCGGTTGGAGCCGCAGCATGA
- a CDS encoding glycosyltransferase family 4 protein, with protein sequence MFSFLVSFVASALLTLLVIKEARLHGPALDADFHGVQKVHAHSVARIGGLSIFLAVSLSACISIWRVPAMTTWMLSLLSCASCAFVGGIVEDYTGRVSAARRLILTMIAALLGYFLLDARIDRLDWINMVWSLPYIWLTLPLTVLAVAGIANAINIIDGFNGLASVVTICMLLSLGYVALQVSDMFVLVAALMVAGATAGFLIWNYPAGLIFLGDGGAYFIGFMLGELALLLVMRNPEVSTWYAALLLIYPTFETLFSVYRRMFIRGKSPAMPDGIHLHSLIFRRVVQWAVGRKDARALMRRNSLTSPYLWMFSLMAVIPATVFWRHTWVLICFLLLFISSYVWLYVRIVRFKAPRWMIRHRKN encoded by the coding sequence ATGTTTTCTTTTCTAGTAAGCTTTGTCGCTTCCGCCCTGCTGACCCTGCTGGTCATCAAGGAGGCGAGATTGCACGGGCCCGCGCTGGATGCGGATTTTCACGGCGTCCAGAAAGTCCACGCCCATTCCGTGGCCCGTATTGGCGGGCTCTCCATTTTCCTCGCCGTGTCGCTCAGCGCCTGCATCTCCATCTGGCGGGTGCCTGCCATGACGACCTGGATGCTGTCCCTCCTTTCCTGCGCCAGCTGCGCCTTCGTGGGCGGCATCGTGGAGGACTATACCGGCCGGGTGAGCGCCGCGCGCCGCCTGATCCTGACCATGATCGCGGCCCTGCTGGGCTATTTCCTGCTCGATGCACGCATCGACCGCCTGGACTGGATCAATATGGTCTGGTCCCTGCCTTATATCTGGCTGACCCTGCCATTGACGGTATTGGCCGTGGCGGGCATTGCCAACGCCATTAATATTATCGATGGATTCAATGGACTGGCCAGCGTGGTTACTATCTGCATGCTGCTGTCCCTGGGTTATGTCGCCTTGCAGGTCAGCGATATGTTCGTGCTGGTGGCCGCCCTCATGGTGGCGGGCGCGACCGCGGGTTTCCTGATCTGGAATTATCCCGCCGGCCTGATATTCCTGGGCGACGGCGGCGCTTACTTTATCGGCTTTATGCTGGGCGAACTGGCCCTGCTGCTGGTAATGCGTAATCCGGAAGTTTCTACGTGGTATGCGGCCTTGCTGTTAATTTATCCTACTTTTGAAACTTTATTTTCCGTGTATCGACGAATGTTTATTCGCGGAAAATCTCCGGCCATGCCGGACGGTATCCACCTGCACAGCCTCATCTTCCGCCGCGTGGTGCAGTGGGCCGTGGGCCGCAAGGATGCGCGCGCGCTCATGCGCCGCAACTCCCTCACCTCGCCCTATCTCTGGATGTTTTCCCTGATGGCCGTGATTCCAGCCACGGTATTCTGGCGCCATACCTGGGTCCTGATCTGTTTCCTGCTTCTGTTTATCAGCAGTTATGTCTGGCTTTATGTCCGGATAGTGCGGTTCAAGGCGCCGCGCTGGATGATACGTCACCGGAAAAACTGA
- a CDS encoding phosphomannomutase/phosphoglucomutase, which yields MVSLSKSIFKAYDIRGIIGKTLDAGVARQIGHAFGLAALARGEGAVVIGRDGRLSGPELAKALAEGLQSAGVNVIDLGVVATPMVYFGTNVLETKSGIMVTGSHNPPDYNGFKMVLAGEAIHGEAITGLYQSILDNADKLAEKPGSYRTHDIRAAYLERIIGDVKIARPIKIAVDCGNGVAGAFAGDLYRGMGCEVIELFCEVDGNFPNHHPDPAHPENLQDLIRCLQETDAEIGLAFDGDGDRLGIVTKDGQIIYPDRQMMLFAADVLSRHPGEQILYDVKCTRHLAPYITKAGGKPLMYKTGHSLVKAKLKETGAPLGGEMSGHIFFKDRWYGFDDGLYAGARMLEILTREKDPSALLNSLPQSDSTPELHLHLKEGENFALMDKLRSDAKFPGNEQIITIDGLRVEYPDGFGLARSSNTTPVIVLRFEAETPAALERIQGQFKQVILAAKPDAELPF from the coding sequence ATGGTTTCCCTCTCCAAATCGATTTTCAAAGCTTATGACATCCGCGGCATCATCGGCAAAACGCTGGACGCGGGAGTAGCCCGCCAGATCGGCCACGCTTTCGGGCTGGCGGCGCTGGCCAGGGGAGAGGGGGCGGTGGTCATCGGCCGCGACGGCCGCCTGTCCGGACCCGAGCTGGCGAAGGCGCTGGCCGAGGGCCTGCAGTCGGCGGGCGTGAACGTGATCGACCTGGGCGTGGTGGCCACCCCCATGGTCTACTTCGGCACCAATGTGCTGGAAACGAAGTCCGGCATCATGGTGACCGGCAGCCATAACCCCCCCGATTACAACGGCTTCAAGATGGTGCTGGCGGGCGAGGCGATCCATGGTGAAGCCATCACGGGCCTGTACCAGAGCATTCTCGACAACGCGGACAAGCTGGCCGAAAAGCCGGGCAGCTACCGCACCCACGATATCCGTGCCGCCTACCTGGAGCGCATCATCGGCGATGTGAAGATCGCGCGCCCCATCAAGATCGCCGTCGATTGCGGCAACGGCGTGGCGGGCGCCTTCGCGGGCGACCTGTATCGCGGCATGGGCTGCGAAGTGATTGAACTGTTCTGCGAAGTGGATGGCAACTTCCCCAACCACCACCCGGACCCCGCGCATCCCGAAAACCTGCAGGATCTGATCCGCTGCCTGCAGGAGACCGACGCCGAAATCGGCCTGGCCTTCGACGGCGACGGCGACCGCCTGGGCATCGTCACCAAGGACGGCCAGATCATCTACCCGGACCGCCAGATGATGCTGTTCGCGGCCGATGTGCTGAGCCGCCATCCCGGCGAGCAGATTCTCTACGACGTGAAGTGCACCCGCCACCTCGCGCCCTATATCACCAAGGCGGGCGGCAAGCCCCTCATGTACAAGACCGGCCACTCGCTGGTGAAGGCCAAGCTGAAGGAAACCGGCGCTCCGCTGGGCGGCGAGATGAGCGGCCATATCTTCTTCAAGGACCGCTGGTACGGCTTCGACGATGGCCTGTACGCCGGGGCGCGCATGCTGGAGATTCTCACGCGCGAGAAAGATCCCTCCGCCCTGCTCAATTCCCTGCCGCAGTCGGACAGCACGCCCGAGCTGCACCTGCACCTGAAGGAAGGCGAGAACTTCGCTCTGATGGACAAGCTGCGCAGCGATGCGAAGTTCCCCGGCAATGAACAGATCATCACCATCGACGGCCTGCGCGTGGAGTATCCGGACGGTTTCGGCCTGGCGCGCTCCTCGAACACCACGCCGGTGATCGTGCTGCGTTTCGAAGCCGAGACCCCGGCCGCGCTGGAACGCATCCAGGGCCAGTTCAAGCAGGTGATCCTGGCTGCCAAGCCGGACGCCGAGCTGCCTTTCTAA
- the waaA gene encoding lipid IV(A) 3-deoxy-D-manno-octulosonic acid transferase, with the protein MLRLYTLVWWLSLPLVLLRLWLRGRQEPGYRQHWNERLGIYGRRAANDEPHTIWVHAVSVGETRAAEPLVDALLKQYPLSRIVLTHMTPTGRATGKSLFGKHGARLVQSYLPYDMPSLVGRFVRHFEPRICILMETEVWPNLIAECGRRKVPVMLANARLSERSLRKAQRFGGIMREAAQGIGHVAAQTEADAERIRSLGAPKVDVTGSIKFDVVVPPAALALGAQLRQQIGQRPVLLCASTREGEEELILDAFARAALPEGTLLLLVPRHPQRFDAVEAMVHERGFAVQRRSALREPGAVVEGATRVLLGDSMGEMFAYYSACDIAFIGGSLQPLGGQNLIEPAALGKPVLVGQHTFNFAQATEDALAAGGARRVADADELMRTAAALLQDSAAREAMGRNALSFANQHRGATARTLALLPPGL; encoded by the coding sequence ATGCTCCGCCTCTATACCCTGGTGTGGTGGCTGTCCCTGCCCCTGGTGCTGCTGCGCCTGTGGCTGCGCGGACGGCAGGAGCCGGGCTACCGCCAGCACTGGAACGAACGCCTCGGCATCTACGGCCGCCGCGCCGCGAACGACGAGCCGCATACCATCTGGGTGCATGCCGTCTCCGTCGGCGAAACGCGCGCTGCGGAGCCCCTGGTCGACGCCCTGCTCAAGCAGTATCCGCTGAGCCGCATTGTGCTCACGCACATGACGCCGACCGGCCGCGCTACGGGCAAGTCCCTGTTCGGCAAGCACGGCGCGCGCCTTGTGCAGTCCTATCTGCCTTATGACATGCCATCGCTGGTGGGCCGCTTCGTCCGCCACTTCGAACCGCGCATCTGCATTCTGATGGAAACGGAGGTCTGGCCGAATCTCATCGCCGAATGCGGCCGCCGCAAGGTGCCTGTCATGCTGGCGAATGCGCGGCTCAGCGAACGCTCGCTGCGCAAAGCACAGCGTTTCGGCGGCATCATGCGGGAAGCGGCGCAGGGCATCGGACATGTGGCGGCACAGACCGAAGCCGATGCAGAGCGCATCCGCAGCCTTGGCGCGCCGAAGGTCGACGTCACGGGCAGCATCAAGTTCGACGTCGTGGTGCCTCCTGCCGCGCTGGCGCTGGGCGCCCAGCTGCGCCAGCAGATCGGCCAGCGCCCCGTGCTGCTGTGTGCCAGCACACGCGAAGGCGAGGAGGAATTGATTCTCGATGCCTTCGCCCGCGCCGCGCTCCCCGAAGGCACACTGCTGCTCCTGGTGCCGCGCCACCCGCAGCGCTTCGATGCGGTGGAAGCCATGGTGCACGAACGTGGCTTCGCCGTTCAGCGCCGCTCGGCACTGCGCGAGCCCGGCGCTGTGGTGGAGGGGGCAACGCGGGTGCTGCTCGGCGACTCGATGGGCGAAATGTTTGCTTACTACTCCGCCTGCGATATCGCCTTCATCGGCGGCAGCCTTCAGCCCCTGGGCGGGCAGAACCTGATCGAACCGGCGGCGCTGGGCAAGCCGGTGCTGGTGGGGCAGCACACCTTCAACTTTGCACAGGCGACCGAAGATGCGCTCGCAGCCGGCGGCGCGCGCCGCGTGGCCGATGCGGACGAATTGATGCGCACCGCCGCGGCCCTGCTACAGGACAGCGCTGCACGCGAAGCGATGGGGCGGAATGCACTAAGCTTCGCCAACCAGCACCGCGGCGCCACCGCCCGCACCCTCGCGCTGCTGCCTCCCGGCCTCTGA
- the rfbD gene encoding dTDP-4-dehydrorhamnose reductase, with protein MKILLTGCTGQVGYELERSLQGLGQVVAVDRSRMDLSDLDQVRAVIRAERPGLIVNPAAYTAVDKAESEPGLAHRINAEAPRVMAEEAKALGAALVHYSTDYVFPGDDPAPRSEDDATAPINVYGASKLAGEQAIAASGVRHLIFRTSWVYGMRGKNFLLTMLRLAKEREELRIVADQHGAPTWSRTIADTTALVLAQAAQGGEGWWRENGGIYHLSSQGQTTWFDFTRAILEQAGIECRLVPITSAEYPVPARRPHYSVMSSQRLLDRFCSLPSWEEALRLCMN; from the coding sequence ATGAAGATCCTGCTGACCGGCTGCACCGGCCAGGTAGGCTATGAGCTGGAACGCAGCCTGCAGGGCCTGGGCCAGGTGGTGGCGGTGGACCGCAGCCGCATGGACCTTTCCGACCTGGACCAGGTGCGCGCCGTGATCCGCGCCGAACGTCCGGGCCTCATCGTCAACCCTGCCGCCTACACGGCGGTGGACAAGGCCGAAAGCGAGCCCGGACTGGCGCACCGCATCAATGCCGAGGCCCCGCGGGTGATGGCGGAGGAGGCGAAAGCCCTGGGCGCGGCCCTGGTGCACTACTCCACCGACTACGTCTTCCCCGGCGACGATCCCGCTCCCCGCAGCGAGGACGATGCCACCGCGCCCATCAACGTCTATGGCGCCAGCAAGCTGGCGGGCGAGCAGGCCATCGCCGCTTCCGGCGTCCGCCACCTCATTTTCCGCACCAGCTGGGTGTATGGCATGCGCGGCAAGAACTTCCTGCTCACCATGCTGCGCCTGGCGAAGGAGCGCGAGGAGCTGCGCATCGTCGCCGACCAGCACGGCGCCCCCACCTGGAGCCGCACCATCGCCGACACCACGGCCCTGGTGCTGGCGCAGGCGGCGCAGGGCGGGGAGGGCTGGTGGCGCGAGAACGGCGGCATCTACCACCTGAGCAGCCAGGGCCAGACCACCTGGTTCGATTTCACCCGCGCCATCCTGGAGCAGGCCGGCATCGAGTGCAGGCTGGTGCCCATCACCTCGGCGGAATATCCGGTTCCTGCCCGCCGTCCGCATTACTCCGTCATGTCGTCCCAGCGCCTGCTGGACCGTTTCTGCTCCCTTCCTTCGTGGGAGGAGGCCCTGCGCCTCTGCATGAACTGA
- a CDS encoding H-NS histone family protein, with amino-acid sequence MDLSNMSASDLRNLQEQIKRELKKRESQDLQKAREQIFAIAQSVGLPLKDLVANGRNKGGTVAPRYHNPKDPSQQWTGRGRQPKWVREWLDSGKSMDDLRI; translated from the coding sequence ATGGATCTGTCGAATATGTCGGCTTCCGATTTGCGCAATCTGCAGGAGCAGATCAAGCGCGAATTGAAAAAACGTGAATCGCAGGACCTGCAAAAGGCGCGCGAGCAGATTTTCGCCATCGCACAAAGCGTGGGCCTTCCGCTGAAAGACCTGGTTGCCAACGGCCGCAATAAAGGCGGCACGGTGGCGCCGCGCTACCATAATCCGAAGGATCCATCCCAGCAGTGGACCGGACGCGGCCGCCAGCCCAAATGGGTGCGGGAATGGCTCGATTCCGGCAAATCGATGGACGACCTGCGCATTTAA